The stretch of DNA GGTATTATAATATAGATAACATCgattgattattgaagaatataacttataaatcatGAATTTAGTTCaattgtcgtaccccatcagaaaccaaaatataatCATGCTCAGCCTGGCTgtactccattgtttgtaaacaatgcaaTTGTAAACCATAGGGTCCAAAATTATTGAcaaccttgataaagatgagcaaaaactGATAATCCTGATTGAATCGTGAACAatgatgaatgagaaagttaTAGAgagtcaaagatcatacccccatgACATGCCCccatgacatgctaacctctcaccattagcatgtcatgattcattcaggatgatctgtaatcatggtagcatccacattactacattaatgtagaagtgtttagaaataatattcaattcttatttacaataaaagtgtctccaaaatgacacaatacagtatttacattaatttctattgggcacaaaataatctgaaactttagcagacactcttatccagagcaacttacaggagtaattagggttaagtgccttgctcaaggcacagatttttcacctagtcggctcagggattcaaaccaacgacctttcggttactggcccaacgctcttaatcgctaggctacctatcaagggtgtcaatcattttggaccCCAATGTAAATTCAAAACATGTTTAAAACACACATTTTTATCAGTCCTCGCATCCATGGATGGTCAATCTATGCATTTTAGAGTGGTAAAATTCCATTCAAACTTGATCTGTTTTTTTATGTTTTTCTTTCAGGATTTTGAAAGGTTTCTGGAAGAAATTGATGGACAAAAGATCCAAGATTTGCTGCTGTCTGCTTCTGAATTGTCTTACACCTACAGCAACAAACTTCTCCTTATAATGGACAAGGAAGAGTGGACTCGTCAGCGAGTAGAACAGGAGTACAGCGTAGATCCTCATTATTCAGTAATGGTCAGTGATGCTTGTATATACAATGATTCATGTCTCCCAACCGTTAACAGTGGCACAGTTGTGAAGATATTTGGTACTGCCTCAGAGGATGGACATACTCTGTCCGGTTACTCTGGTTCCTCACTAGCAAATCTAATGTTGACACCATCATTGAGAGCAGCATCCGTTTTCTCCCTTGACATCAATACCACTTCATCATTTCATAATGACTTCATGAGGGTTTTTAAGTATCATGACAATAATGCTGTCTTGGAAACTACCAGCCCGGCAGATCTTCTCACCTACCAAATCATGGATCACACCGACACTGCAGCTGAGTACCATGCTCCAAAGAGACCCATTGATCACACCACACAGTATGATAAACAGCACATCCTAATACTAGAAGATAACCCCATTGTTCGGGAAGCTGCCAAATTTCTATATGAGAAACATCCCACTGTGACCTCTGTGTACATCCTGGAAAACCAACAGCCTAAACTGATCAAAGGTGACCCGGTGCCACTGTCAGAAGAGAGCAGACTGGTCCTTGTAGGCCATGGgagcagagacagtgaaggagagaTGAGGGTTGGAGGGTACAAAGCCGAAGACGTGGCTGACATCATTGGACGTACTGCCAGGACTAGTGACCATATTAAAACCACAAGTGTGGTGGCCTGTGAAGTTGGGTCCGATGAAGCCTTCAAGAACACCCTGTTGAAGGAGCTCCACACCAGGTCTATTGAGACAGAACTACACCTGAGGAGTTCTTTGCTTCAAGTCAGCCACTCTGGGGAGAAGATAACTGTAGAAATAACCCCCACTGGATTGGAAACAAGACATAAGGATGACAGCAAGAAAGTGGTGGCAATGTTAGACAGAGATGGAAATGTTGTCACTAGAGAACAGTTCAGCAACAGGGGGGATGGGATTTTTTCAAATGAGAGAAACTTTCTATGGGAAACTTCTGTTCAAGAACGTTTACAAAAATACAGAGGCACATGGCCAGACAATCCAAAGAGATTTGTTGAATCCTATGCACGTAGAAAATATACTGATGAACTTGAAGCCTTAACCTGGGCAATTTTTCAACCAATGAAAAGTGATAAGAATTCCAAAAAGTTACAGACAAATTTGGACAATGAAGAGTTTCTGATATGCAATATTGAGAGGCAAATGATAAATGGAAAAATTACAATAAAGGAGAAAAAATGGATTGAAGATAAGAATGTCATTAAAGGTATTCTTGATAACTGCTATGAAATGAAGTCAGGTGAGGATATCCTAAGTGTGATCCATCACAATGCAAAGCTTGGAGAAGATAAGACCACCTACCTGATGTTACATGACTGGATTTATGAGATAAACCACCAATCTTTATATGTGTATCCAGTTGGGAAAAAGCTTGGCAACAATGAAAAGGGAAATCAAAACAGAATAGATGAGATAAAAagttgtgttgaggcacagattggCAAAGAACATTATCCAGCCATCCATGAAAATATAGGAGATGGCAAAGGAAGTTATCCTAATTTTGTGAAAGAAACTCTTCAAGGGGAATACATTAATAAAGGCTCACAAGGTATGATGAAGGAGGCATGGTACAGAACATATTTCTTGGCATCAATAATATCAGAGTCCTCCAGAAATTTCCGTACATTTCCTCTTGTCCTGATGGCCTTAGATATGGCCCACAGCACAGACAATAATGTCAAAGAGAAAGGTTTGAGTTTTCTCATGGAGAATCATCCAATGGCAACAGGTGGCTCTTGGGTGGATCCAAGTAGGCGAGGATTTTGCGGTTCGTCCTCAGACATAGATTCCAGCAAATTAAAAAACAAATTCAAAAATAAACGTAAGACCCCAGAGGAATTAAAAAAGCATCTTATGGACCTTACAGAAAAAGAGAATAATGTGTTTGAAGAATGGTGGAAATGGAAAAAAATGGATAACAACAAGGTAGCAGATGAGATCTTCAATCTTGCAAATGAGTATGCACTAGTGAATGAGATTTCAAAAAGTTCATTCATAAAGGATTATAATCATTTCTTAAATGAAATTGTCAACCAACCAACCCTAAATGAGGTCACTGGACTTTTGGGTGGGTCCCATGATGGCTCTGTGACGTTGAAAGATCTACATTCCGCTTCAGAAGTAGAGCATTCACTCAAGCTCTCTTCATATTACGTCAGGTCCTCTGCTATGTTTGCTGAACAGATTCACAATCAGTTGAGGAGAGAATTTGGTGACAGGCTGGACTCGGAGGGACTACATGTCAAAGAAGGCAGTATTAGGCTGGAGGATGGACAATTTCAATGCCAGCTTACATCGAAGAAGAATCTCCTGGAAACAATTGAATTTAAGGTGGAGTTGCATCCAGAGGGACAACTATACACagagaaaatgtggaaaaacatgGAGGTAGTTCATGGCCTGGAGATTCCAGAGGGCACCCATTCTCACCAGGTCTCAAAGCACCTAGAGAACACAGGGAAGGCAATTGGAGCAGTGGGACTCATGTTGGGGATGCAAGGAGCTGTCCGTGCTTTTGAAGAGGGAGACATTGAACATGGTACAATAGCCACGTTACAGACTGTACATGGAGTCACAGGAATGACCTTGGCTGCAGTTGGAAAACAAGTTCCCCAGCTTTTAGAGCGCAAGGCAATGAGAGCCATGGTAACATTAATCAAAAGCCCTGTGGTGAAACGTGCCCTGGTAGTTATGCCAGTCATAGGGATTGGTTTTGGAATTTATAATATTGTGGAAGACTTTAAGAGAAAAGATGCATTGGGGTATGTTGATGCCACCTTCGATACTGCAATAGTTGCCTTGGATGTTTTTGAAATCGTTCAACCAGAACTGGCGCCATTTATTGTGCCAATCAACCTGGCACTAAATACCATACGAATGATCTTTGATGATGTATATCTTGATATTCAGACTGAACTCATTCATTTACCACCAAATGCTGGAGTTTTGGCAAAAATAAGAGCATTCTTTGTTGGCTTTGGGAAAGGACTTTTACACTTTATCCTTGATGTGGCAAGCTTTTTTTATACCATTCCTTATCGTGAGATTGAGGAGGGACGAAGGCTTGTTCAACAAATTTCAGACCACCAAAAGTACTATACTTTTACAGAGGTACAGGATGGGAGAAAGGCCATTGATTTCACAGCTGGTGAGGATTCTTGGAATGGAGGGAATATCACTTTTTGTCTCTCAGACCAGGGACCATCTGACTTCTGCATGGATTATTTTGTATCCAGTGACGAAAACTTGGGGAAAAGGTGTTGGACTATTGACACACATGGAACTAAAGACATTGTTCTAGGCATTGGAGAATCACATAGATTAACTTACAAAAACATAGATATAAAAATACTATTCATAAAAGTTGGCTCTAGGTCTGTCGTTTCTGGTTATGAGGCTTTGTCAGACACAAGATTTGGAACATATTGGGGAAACAATGAAGCAAATAATTTTTTTGCCGTTCAGAAGGCAGATGACGACCATGGCATTGAAGTCATGTTGAGCTATTACTATAAGCTTTATGGAAAAAATGGTGATGACGTGTTCTATTTGGGACCTCAAAAAAGCTATGTGGAGGGGTGTGGTGGCAAAGACACTTTCATCATTCCTGTCTATGGAGGAAACACGATTATTAATAACTATGATCCTTTCAAATCAACAGATGTCCTACTCCTCGGCGTTAACTACTGTCAGATTTCTGTCAGTAAGTCAGGAAATGATATTGTTTTAAGATATCTTGGTAACCATAACATTAGGATTATGAACTGGTTTTTGGGGGACGAATATCGCCACATGAACATGATGTCAGAGGACGGAGTCCTGTTCGACATCTCCACCACAGTGATTTCCTCTGTCCAACTGATTGCCAGAGGTATCAATAGAATGTCTAAAACTCACGGCCAGACAGCGAACGCTTCCGAACCACTTCTCCTTAGCGTTACTAATATCATGGGGTCTCCTTACAATGACATACTAATAGGAAATAGACAGAAGAATCTGATTGATGGTGGAGGGGGTCAGGACCACCTgagtggaggagaaggagaggacataTATATGGTTTATGAGAAAAAACTGTCTAAGATTTTCATCGAAAATCACTCCAGTGACAATGAAACAGACCTACTGGTGATAGAGGCAAACCTTCATGAATTCAAAGCTAAAGTGGATGGAAACCATCTCAAACTGATGCCTTTTGCTGATCAAAGCTCTGATGTGACCTTAATGAACTGGTTCCGTTCAGAAGCGGACAGGCATTTGCTTGTTATCACAAAGGATCTGGTCACCTTCAGCATCTCTGAGAACAAGGCTGCCTGTGAGCAGATTGACTCATTTAAGAGCAAATGCCTCATAAGTCAGAATCTAGATTACAGAAAGTCCACAGCTGCTCTACATGTGGATCTGCAGGAGGATGAGGCTTTCCAAAGTGTAACAGAGGTGCGAGGCTCAGCCTTCAATGACATCATCAAAGGGAACGTACAACGCAACACAATTGTACCAGGGCGAGGAACAGACTTTCTTCAGGGGCGAGGAGGGGAGGACTGGTATGTTGTAACTCCAGGTCAAGGCTTGAAAACCATTGAGAACCACTCACCCGATCTGGCTACTGATGTACTTTTCCTGAGAGAAAAATATGATTTAATCAATTGTAAATGTAATGGACCAGACATTTATCTCTCCATAAATGGCTCACAGGAAGTCCTATTGAAGGGCTGGTTTCACTCAAGGAACTCTCAACACCTCCACATCCAATCAGCTGATGGAATAACATTTAAACTGGAGTCCAATGCCAGCAGTTGTGATGGCTCCTTAAAGCTGCCTCAGTCTGTGGATTTCCGAAATAGGGTGATTGGAGAAATCATGAAGATGAATAACACCGACTTTGCCTCAGTGGTGGAAATGTATGGCTCATCTGGTTTCGACAGCATGGAAGGAAATGACAAAAATAACATGCTGGATCCTTTTACTGGAGGTGGTAGCATggtgggaggagatggggaggataCCTACGTAGTGAACACTGGATATGGAACCAACATCATGATTGAAAACTTTGCAGAGGATGAAAGAATGGATACGGTGTTGTTTGAGATGGATTTCCTTGGTGGTGGTCAACTCACAGTTCAGTCTGACAAGCATGATGTACTTGTGAGCACAGGTACACAGGGGCATAAAATTCAGGTCAGAGTGCTCAACTATAATTCAGGGCAACAACACCAACACCTTAGCTTCCAGAGCTCTGATGGAGTGCATTTTTGGGTGAGATCTCCATTTGTAAACAAAACACGTAGCTTTCAAAAGCCTTGGATTGAAGCTTACAAAGTGACAATGAAAGGAAAACTGGGAGACTGCCAAATAGATCTGAGTTCTCAATCAAATTTATCATTGGTTCACACTGTGCAGGGCTGTCCCCATGACTCCAATTACATTACAGGTAATGAGCAGGAGAACGTACTCTTCGGTGGCATCAAGGATGATGCACTGGATGGAGGGGCTGGCCATGACACCTTGCTGGGGGGTCAGGGCAATGACATCCTGATTGGGAACATAGGAGATGACACTCTTTATGGAGAGGAAGGGAGTGACACCATGATGGGTGGCTCAGGCTCTGACACCTTCGTTCCCGGACCAGGGGCTGATCTAGTGGACGGGGGCCCAGGGAGAGACACTGTGCTGTACCAGGGGGATCATGAGAGGGGTGAGGGCGTTTACGTCAACCTGCTGAGCGGAGAATGTCGTCAGGCAGATGCTGAGGGAGATGTGTTGAAGGATGTTGAGAATGTGATTGGCACTATCTACTCAGATATCTTGGTGTCTGGCTACGAACCTGCCCTACTCAAAGGCTCTGACGGCAACGACATTCTAGTGTCCCTTGTGGGAGGAGATTACTTGATTGGAGGAGAAGGAAGTGACATTTACATGATGGTTTCCCATCATGGCTCAGTGATCATAGACAACTGTGCCACAGATAATGCCACGGACATTGTGTACCTGCACTCTCTGTCTAAGAAGTCTGTTGACTGTTCATATCTACTTGACGGAGTGTTTCTGACATTTTATGGACTAGGCGACACTACTGTTGACATAGAGCTGCGAAACTGGGTCAACTTCAGTCATGAGTGTGGCCATCTTATGCTGGTCCTCAATGAGGGTGAAATATCTGTAGATAAACTCATGCAGGAGTGTGAGTTGAGATATAACATGCAAACAGTCGTGGCAACTGTTACATTAATCCTTCTACTTGCCATTTTACATGGCATTATTTTGGTAATACCTGTAATCCatagaaagaggaagaggggacaAAGAGGGAAAGACAGCAGTGATAGAGCTACTGAAATGGGTAAAGACACAATAGAAGTGCGAGAAGAGGACGCACCTCTCCAGGGCTTAACTTCTCAACCTAAagtagaggaagaagaggaagagaaggaaactGAATGAGAACGATAGACATTCAGTAACTCAGGACAGGACCTCAGAGGATGTAGAGGAGACAAGTGAGTGAACAACGCCCTCATAATAAGTTTGGAGAACAAAAACAGGGGGAGCAAAAGATATAACCACATGGCATAAAGTACTAACCAACCCCCTCCACGTAATATCAAGCAAATGTAACCTGACCACTGGTTTTCATGTTAATCTCTTACTAAATACAGATATGAATACCTAACTACAGTATCAGAACTAATCACTGTTCATAAATAATCACTTCTTGTTATTATATCCTTATATTATACAAAAATAGCTACTCTGTCTGGAAATATAAAAATTTACGAATATCATGTTTAAATCAATTAAATGTTAATAAAATGCAAAGCTCAATCGTTTTTAGGACTTATTTCTACCTTATTATACATCTATGCTTGAACTTACCAGTTTCCTTTCAGCATGGATGTGGCATGTGTTGAACTgaacatgtcacgccctgaccttagagagcctttttatgtctctatttggtctggtcagggtgtgatttggggtgggcattctatgtttttgttttctatgattttgtgtttctatgttttggccgggtatggttctcaatcagggacagctgtctatcgttgtctctgattgggaaccatacttaggtagcccttttccctcctttcgttgtTGGTagtttgtctttgtttgtggcactatagcccttaagcttcacggtcgttttgtatggtttattgttttgttggcgtcattttaaataaagggaaaatgtacactcaccacactgcgctttggtccacttcctttgacggccgtgacagaacagCAGATGACAGTATTGGAAAGCCTAGCACTAGTGGTTTGTAAAAAGATGTGACTCACACAGAGCCTTTAGAAAATAGAACCTAATCATCTTAGGCATCCAGTTGTCGCCAAGGTAACTTTTCAAGTCAGTCCACCATACTACAGCATGTCATTTGTTTGCCAGTGCTGTATTAAGcttgtgtaaaataatgaatttgaaTAATTTATCTGCACAGTGTGTTTGTTCGATAGCCAGCGAGTTTAAGAGGAATGACTCCATACATTGTTTTCAAATTAACTGCCAAAatgccaacattccattcaaacaatgcagtcaaATCACAGCCTTAACTGGCTGAAATCAATTGATGTtaggacttagacaagttgtaaatgcaacaagtactgatGTTGTATCATATAACTTTTCAAGAAGACAAAAATGTTGGcatttatggtctgtttacatgTATTTTAAAAGCTATATATAcagaaaatgtatataaaacctgtataaactgcatttataattatatgacaatattttaggttgacaatTATTCTATTACAACAGTGGTCACCAAACGGTCGATCACAAACCGGTCGATCTCCAAGgaattcctagtcgatcaccaaacatttctgtaaaaaacccaacgataaagccttgcgttcctattttttaaattaattttgcgctgttggtggtaggtgcagccCTAGTGTCGGAAAgacaaagtgttcccatttttaaccatttcatgtgtctgaaggaaGAACTCCACCTACCCAGCAGGCCCAGAGAACAAATCAATTGCACCTATAGGCCTACCTTGAAcacacagcaaagttgatactgtgagatttcaaaacttttaaaaccatgacgaGGAAGACTCAACggatacagcaaagagctgctgtttttatgtgtaggttcatgtttaagttgttattcagcactgtcaacactttgttcaacacctttataagccataaaatgtgagttctccctacttccacacgctacaaccagcactgtctctgtatatcaatgatgtcgctcttgctgctggtgattctctgatccacctctacgcagacaacaccattctgtatacatctggcccttctttggacaatgTGCTAAGAAACCTCCAAAACGAgcgtcaatgccatacaacactccttccgtggcctacaACTGCTTTTaattaaatgcaagtaaaactaagtgcatgctcttcaaccgattgctgcccgcacctgcccgcccgactagcatcactactctggacggttctgacctagaatatgtggacaactacaaatacctaggtgtctggttagactgtaaactctccttccagactcacattaagcatctccaatccaaaattaaatctagaatcggcttcctattttgcaacaaagcctccttcactcatgccgccaaacataccctcgtaaaactgactatcctaccgatcctcgacttcggcgatgtcatttacaaaatagcccccaacactctactcagcaaactggatgtagtctatcacagtgccatccgttttgtcaccaaagccccatatactacccaccaatgtgacctgtatgctctcgttggcgggccctcactacatatccgtcgccaaacccactggctccaggtcatctataagtctttgctaggtaaagccccgccttatctcagctcactggtcaccatagcaacacccacccgtagcacacgctccagcaggtatattgcactggtcatccccaaagctaaCACTTACTTGGGCCACCTTTCCttcaagttctctgctgccaatgactggaacgaattgcaaaaatccctgaagctggagtcttatatctccctctctaactttcagcattagctgtcagagcagcttactgaacAATGTACGtatacacagccaatctgtaaatagcacacccaattacctcatccccatattattacttaccctctcggtcttttgcaccccagtatctctaattgcacatcatcatctgcacatatctatcactccagtattaatgttaaattgtaattatttcgcctctatggcctagttattgcctatgttgttgtttttgtcgcactattttgctttatcttggccaggtcgcagttgtaaatgagaacttgttctcaactggcctacctggttaaaacttcttgtcaataggggggcgctgttttcactttggaaaaaatcgtgcccaaattaaacagcctcgtactcttttctagatcatacaatatgcatattattattactattggatagaaaacactcagaagtttctaaaactgtttgaattatgtctgtgagtaaaacagaactcattttgcagcaaacttccatgcaggaagtgaaaaatctgaaaacgaggctctgtttcagggcctgcctattcaattgccttatatttatcgatatgcatgcacttcatacgccttccactagatgtcaacaggcagtggaaggtggaatggggtgtctagcttgatctgaggccgaacaagagcttttggagtggcaggtcaggaattttctttgtctaccaaggcgcgccgcggagctcgacattggcttctgaaaagcgttacttatacacggcgaatatctccggctctgattttatttgatacatgtgataatatcatcataaagtaggttttttcaaccgagttttatcagttcattcaacgtttattgggacttttggaattttccgcgccaagagttgatgggcatgttcgcgccacatggctagccaaggttgctaattcgacagaagaaatggacattctaaaaccaaacaacgatttattctgaaccaaggactccttgtacaacattctgatggaagctcaacaaaagtaagaaaacatttatgatgttatttcgtatttctgtgtaaaatgttgagacCTATTCgccgccgttttggtgagcgctgtctcgcaataacgcaagctgtatgttatggtaaagttatttttaaaaatctaacacagcggttgcattaagaaccagtgtatctttcatttgccatacaacaagtatttttatgtaaagttt from Salvelinus fontinalis isolate EN_2023a chromosome 29, ASM2944872v1, whole genome shotgun sequence encodes:
- the LOC129827645 gene encoding uncharacterized protein LOC129827645 isoform X1, which translates into the protein MAGQGFQSAPKVMLLLCILGLTKEFELEDKDWDELRSDVAALHRLKGLPDQMTRRTTGADTREIIMHGTRTKRFSNYRAYVEKKPMALFDGLRGCDNFTTCVIQMDQDFERFLEEIDGQKIQDLLLSASELSYTYSNKLLLIMDKEEWTRQRVEQEYSVDPHYSVMVSDACIYNDSCLPTVNSGTVVKIFGTASEDGHTLSGYSGSSLANLMLTPSLRAASVFSLDINTTSSFHNDFMRVFKYHDNNAVLETTSPADLLTYQIMDHTDTAAEYHAPKRPIDHTTQYDKQHILILEDNPIVREAAKFLYEKHPTVTSVYILENQQPKLIKGDPVPLSEESRLVLVGHGSRDSEGEMRVGGYKAEDVADIIGRTARTSDHIKTTSVVACEVGSDEAFKNTLLKELHTRSIETELHLRSSLLQVSHSGEKITVEITPTGLETRHKDDSKKVVAMLDRDGNVVTREQFSNRGDGIFSNERNFLWETSVQERLQKYRGTWPDNPKRFVESYARRKYTDELEALTWAIFQPMKSDKNSKKLQTNLDNEEFLICNIERQMINGKITIKEKKWIEDKNVIKGILDNCYEMKSGEDILSVIHHNAKLGEDKTTYLMLHDWIYEINHQSLYVYPVGKKLGNNEKGNQNRIDEIKSCVEAQIGKEHYPAIHENIGDGKGSYPNFVKETLQGEYINKGSQGMMKEAWYRTYFLASIISESSRNFRTFPLVLMALDMAHSTDNNVKEKGLSFLMENHPMATGGSWVDPSRRGFCGSSSDIDSSKLKNKFKNKRKTPEELKKHLMDLTEKENNVFEEWWKWKKMDNNKVADEIFNLANEYALVNEISKSSFIKDYNHFLNEIVNQPTLNEVTGLLGGSHDGSVTLKDLHSASEVEHSLKLSSYYVRSSAMFAEQIHNQLRREFGDRLDSEGLHVKEGSIRLEDGQFQCQLTSKKNLLETIEFKVELHPEGQLYTEKMWKNMEVVHGLEIPEGTHSHQVSKHLENTGKAIGAVGLMLGMQGAVRAFEEGDIEHGTIATLQTVHGVTGMTLAAVGKQVPQLLERKAMRAMVTLIKSPVVKRALVVMPVIGIGFGIYNIVEDFKRKDALGYVDATFDTAIVALDVFEIVQPELAPFIVPINLALNTIRMIFDDVYLDIQTELIHLPPNAGVLAKIRAFFVGFGKGLLHFILDVASFFYTIPYREIEEGRRLVQQISDHQKYYTFTEVQDGRKAIDFTAGEDSWNGGNITFCLSDQGPSDFCMDYFVSSDENLGKRCWTIDTHGTKDIVLGIGESHRLTYKNIDIKILFIKVGSRSVVSGYEALSDTRFGTYWGNNEANNFFAVQKADDDHGIEVMLSYYYKLYGKNGDDVFYLGPQKSYVEGCGGKDTFIIPVYGGNTIINNYDPFKSTDVLLLGVNYCQISVSKSGNDIVLRYLGNHNIRIMNWFLGDEYRHMNMMSEDGVLFDISTTVISSVQLIARGINRMSKTHGQTANASEPLLLSVTNIMGSPYNDILIGNRQKNLIDGGGGQDHLSGGEGEDIYMVYEKKLSKIFIENHSSDNETDLLVIEANLHEFKAKVDGNHLKLMPFADQSSDVTLMNWFRSEADRHLLVITKDLVTFSISENKAACEQIDSFKSKCLISQNLDYRKSTAALHVDLQEDEAFQSVTEVRGSAFNDIIKGNVQRNTIVPGRGTDFLQGRGGEDWYVVTPGQGLKTIENHSPDLATDVLFLREKYDLINCKCNGPDIYLSINGSQEVLLKGWFHSRNSQHLHIQSADGITFKLESNASSCDGSLKLPQSVDFRNRVIGEIMKMNNTDFASVVEMYGSSGFDSMEGNDKNNMLDPFTGGGSMVGGDGEDTYVVNTGYGTNIMIENFAEDERMDTVLFEMDFLGGGQLTVQSDKHDVLVSTGTQGHKIQVRVLNYNSGQQHQHLSFQSSDGVHFWVRSPFVNKTRSFQKPWIEAYKVTMKGKLGDCQIDLSSQSNLSLVHTVQGCPHDSNYITGNEQENVLFGGIKDDALDGGAGHDTLLGGQGNDILIGNIGDDTLYGEEGSDTMMGGSGSDTFVPGPGADLVDGGPGRDTVLYQGDHERGEGVYVNLLSGECRQADAEGDVLKDVENVIGTIYSDILVSGYEPALLKGSDGNDILVSLVGGDYLIGGEGSDIYMMVSHHGSVIIDNCATDNATDIVYLHSLSKKSVDCSYLLDGVFLTFYGLGDTTVDIELRNWVNFSHECGHLMLVLNEGEISVDKLMQECELRYNMQTVVATVTLILLLAILHGIILVIPVIHRKRKRGQRGKDSSDRATEMGKDTIEVREEDAPLQGLTSQPKVEEEEEEKETE